In Streptomyces sp. 71268, the DNA window GAGATCCGCACCGACGGCGAGGGCCGGGCCTGCGCCGTGGTCACCGACGACGCCGAGTACCCCGCCGACATCGTCGTGCTCGGCCTCGGCGTGCGCCCCGAGACGACGCTGGCGCGCCAGGCGGGGCTGCCGGTCGGCGAGTTCGGCGGGCTGCTGACCGACCTGTCCATGCGGGTGCGCGGGCAGGACAACGTCTGGGCGGGCGGTGACTGCGTGGAGGTGCTCGACCTGGTGTCGGGCCGCACCCGGCACATCGCCCTCGGTACCCACGCCAACAAGCACGGCCAGGTCATCGGCGCGGGCGTCGGCGGCGGCTACGCCACCTTCCCGGGCGTGGTCGGCACGGCGGTGAGCAAGGTCTGCGACCTGGAGATCGCCCGTACCGGGCTCCTCGAACAGCAGGCGCGATCGGTGGGGCTCCAGTTCGTCACGGCCACCATCGAGTCCACCAGCCGGGCCGGCTACTACCCGGGCGCCCGCCCGATGACCGTGAAGATGCTCGCCGAGCGGCGTACGGGGCGACTGCTCGGCGTCCAGATCGTCGGCCGCGAGGGCGCCGGCAAGCGGGTGGACATCGCGGCGGTCGCGCTCACCGCGGGCATGACGGTCGAGCAGATGACCGCCCTCGACCTCGGCTACGCGCCGCCGTTCTCGCCCGTCTGGGACCCCGTCCTGGTCGCCGCCCGCAAGGCGACGGCCGCGGTGGCCCGGGACGTCGAGCGAGCCGCCGGCGGACGCTGACCGCCGCGCCGCGCCGCGCGGCCCGGCTCGCCGCGCCCCGGACGGGGCCGGCGGGCCGGGCGGAGGCGCGGCGGGTCAGGCGCCGTACGTCGGCTAGCGGCTGGTCCGCTCGTGGACGTGGGCCACCAGGCGGGTCAGCGCGTCCGGGTCGGTGGTCGGCAGCACGCCGTGGCCCAGGTTGAACACGTGACCCTCCAGGTCACGGGCCGCCGCCAGCACCTCGTCCGCCGCGGCCTCCACCGCTGACCGCGGCGCGAACAGCACGGCGGGGTCGAGGTTGCCCTGCAACGCCTTGCCCGGGCCGACCCGGCGGCGCGCCTCGTCCAGCGGGACCCGCCAGTCCACGCCCACCACGTCCGCGCCCGCCTCGCCGAGCAGCGGCAGCAGCTCACCGGTGCCCACGCCGAAGTGGATGCGGGGCACGCCGAAGCCGGCCACCGCGTCGAAGACCTTGGCCGACGCGGGCATGACCGAGCGCCGGTAGTCCGCGGGGGCCAGGGCGCCCACCCAGGAGTCGAAGAGCTGCACGGCGCTGGCGCCCGCCTCGATCTGCACGGTGAGGAACGCGGCCGTGATGTCGGCGAGCCGGTCGAGCAGGTCGGCCCACAGCTCGGGGTCGCCGTACATGAGCGCCTTGGTGTGCTCGTGGTTACGGGACGGACCGCCCTCCACGAGGTAGCTGGCGAGCGTGAACGGGGCGCCCGCGAAGCCGATCAGCGGGGTGCTGCCCAGCTCGCCGACGAGCATCCCCATGGCCTCAGTGACGTACTTCACATCGTCGGGCGTGAGTGGCCGAAGTTGTTCGAGATCCGCCCGGGAGCGGATGGGCTTCTCGACCACGGGGCCGACCCCCGGCTTGATGTCGAGGTCGATGCCGATGGCCTTCAGCGGCACCACGATGTCGCTGAAGTAGATCGCGGCGTCCACCCCGTGCCGGCGCACCGGCTGCATCGTGATCTCCGTGACCAGGTCGGGCCGCATGCAGGACTCCAGCATGGCGGTGCCCTCGCGGACCTTCCGGTACTCGGGCAGCGAGCGTCCCGCCTGGCGCATGAACCACACCGGCGTGTGCGGCACCGGCTCCCTCCGGCAGGCCCGCAGGAACGCGGAGTCGTAGGCCGCGGTGCGGCCGGTCTGCTGCTGGCTCGTCGGCTGGGAGTTGGCGCTCATGTCCCAAATCTTCGCACGGGCCGAACGAGTGACCCGCCCATGCGGGTGTTCCTACCCGAACAAGCTCCGTTCTCCGCCTAGTCTTCCCCGCATGGCTGCGGCTCACGGACACCTC includes these proteins:
- a CDS encoding FAD-dependent oxidoreductase: MAARRLVVIGGDAAGMSAASQARRFKGPDELEIVAFERGHFTSYSACGIPYWVGGSVEGPDALIARTPEEHRERSIDLRMRTEVTEIDLDRQRVRTRDLAAPGATDAWTGFDDLVIATGARPIRPPLPGIDAPGVYGVQNLDDGQALLDALRAVEGGEQPRAVVVGAGYIGVEMAEALVQRGYRVTVVDQAEQPMSTLDPDMGRLVYEAMCGLGIETVREARVTEIRTDGEGRACAVVTDDAEYPADIVVLGLGVRPETTLARQAGLPVGEFGGLLTDLSMRVRGQDNVWAGGDCVEVLDLVSGRTRHIALGTHANKHGQVIGAGVGGGYATFPGVVGTAVSKVCDLEIARTGLLEQQARSVGLQFVTATIESTSRAGYYPGARPMTVKMLAERRTGRLLGVQIVGREGAGKRVDIAAVALTAGMTVEQMTALDLGYAPPFSPVWDPVLVAARKATAAVARDVERAAGGR
- the hemE gene encoding uroporphyrinogen decarboxylase; this translates as MSANSQPTSQQQTGRTAAYDSAFLRACRREPVPHTPVWFMRQAGRSLPEYRKVREGTAMLESCMRPDLVTEITMQPVRRHGVDAAIYFSDIVVPLKAIGIDLDIKPGVGPVVEKPIRSRADLEQLRPLTPDDVKYVTEAMGMLVGELGSTPLIGFAGAPFTLASYLVEGGPSRNHEHTKALMYGDPELWADLLDRLADITAAFLTVQIEAGASAVQLFDSWVGALAPADYRRSVMPASAKVFDAVAGFGVPRIHFGVGTGELLPLLGEAGADVVGVDWRVPLDEARRRVGPGKALQGNLDPAVLFAPRSAVEAAADEVLAAARDLEGHVFNLGHGVLPTTDPDALTRLVAHVHERTSR